The genomic region GTATAGTCACATCATGTAAAGATCGCACCAGGAACAACGAGTTCTACAGCCAGTAATTCAACTTTTTTGCCATAAATTAAAAACACGAAATAGTGAGTGACGCCATGGATCTGAGAAAAACGCATTCGGTAATACTGACAGAAGGGGAACCTGAACAGAAAAGGGCGGAGATCCTGGAGTATTTCCATGCCACCTTCACCGTTGACGAGCGACTCTATGAGACCCTGAAGGACGAGGAGGCCTTCTACATGAGGGCGGACAGGCTCCGGCATCCGCTCATCTTCTACTTCGGCCACACGGCAGCCTTTTTCGTCAACAAGCTCGTCATCGCCCGGGTCATAGACCGGCGCATCAACCCGCGCTTCGAATCGCTTTTCGCCGTCGGTGTCGACGAGATGTCCTGGGACGACCTGAACGAGTCGCATTACGACTGGCCCACCCCCGCCGAGGTGAAGAGCTATCGGGATCAGGTGCGCGACCTGGTGGATGGGCTGATCAAGACCCTGCCGCTTACCCTTCCCATCACCTGGGAGCACCCCTTCTGGGCCATCGTGATGGGGATCGAGCACGAAAGGATCCACCTGGAGACCTCGTCGGTGCTGATCCGACAGCTTCCCCTGGACCGGGTGCGGCGCCACGACTTCTGGGAGGTCTGCCGCGAGTCCGGAGAGCCTGCGGCAAACGAGCTGCTGCCGGTCGCCGCCGGCATGGTGCGGCTCGGCAAGGAGCAGGAGCATCCGCTCTACGGCTGGGACAACGAGTACGGAAAGCACGAGGCCCAGGTGGAGGCGTTCTCCGCCTCTAAGTTCCTGGTCTCGAACCGGGAGTACCTCTCTTTCGTCCAGGCTGGGGGGTACCGGGAGCGGGAGTGGTGGACGGAGGAGGGGTGGAACTGGCGCAGCTTCAAAGAGGCCGAGCACCCGCTTTTCTGGGTGGAGCGCGAGGAGGGGTGGGGGCTTAGGACCATGCTGGAGGTGATCGACCTTCCCTGGAACTGGCCGGTGGAGGTGAACTACCTGGAGGCGAAGGCGTTCTGCAACTGGCTCTCGGCAAAAAACGGCAAGTCGCTCAGGCTGCCGACGGAGGACGAGTGGTACCGCATGCGCGATCTGGCGGAGGTGCCGGACCAGCCTTGCTGGAACCGGGCGCCGGGGAACATAAACCTCGAATACTGGGCCTCCTCCTGCCCGGTGGACCGCTTCCCCTTCGGCGAATTCTTCGATCTTGTAGGCAACGTCTGGCAGTGGACCGAGACCCCCATCTACCCGTTCCACGGGTTCCGGGTCCATCCCTGGTACGACGAC from Citrifermentans bremense harbors:
- the ovoA gene encoding 5-histidylcysteine sulfoxide synthase, which translates into the protein MDLRKTHSVILTEGEPEQKRAEILEYFHATFTVDERLYETLKDEEAFYMRADRLRHPLIFYFGHTAAFFVNKLVIARVIDRRINPRFESLFAVGVDEMSWDDLNESHYDWPTPAEVKSYRDQVRDLVDGLIKTLPLTLPITWEHPFWAIVMGIEHERIHLETSSVLIRQLPLDRVRRHDFWEVCRESGEPAANELLPVAAGMVRLGKEQEHPLYGWDNEYGKHEAQVEAFSASKFLVSNREYLSFVQAGGYREREWWTEEGWNWRSFKEAEHPLFWVEREEGWGLRTMLEVIDLPWNWPVEVNYLEAKAFCNWLSAKNGKSLRLPTEDEWYRMRDLAEVPDQPCWNRAPGNINLEYWASSCPVDRFPFGEFFDLVGNVWQWTETPIYPFHGFRVHPWYDDFSTPTFDTRHNLIKGGSWISTGNEATRDSRYAFRRHFFQHAGLRYVESSRPVEIHDDPYETDALAAQYCDAHYGPGHFGVPNFPKACAEICLELTRGRTRGHALDLGCAVGRASFELARGFERVTGLDFSSRFFRLAARMQEEGGLRYALPEEGEVVSYHELDLAVLGLAEVRERVSFFQADACNLPEKFTGYDLVLAANLIDRLYSPRRFLNAIRERLNPGGLLVIASPYSWDEEYTAKDQWLGGYREAGEPVWSIDGLSRELLPYFNPLGEPRDVPFVIRETRRKFQHSIAQLTVWELK